ACCGGTGTCTTCCTGACGCTGTGGTTCGACCCGAGCATGACCGAGGTCCAGTACAACGGCGCCTACGACCCGCTCCGCGGTGTCCACATGTCCTCGGCGTTCGCCTCGACGATGGACATCTCCTTCGACGTCCGCGGCGGTCTGCTCATGCGGCAGATGCACCACTGGGCCGCGCACGTCTTCATCGCCTCGATGATGATCCACATGCTCCGGGTCTACCTGACCGGCGCGTTCCGCAAGCCGCGTGAGCTGAACTGGGTCATCGGCTGCCTGCTCCTGCTGCTCGGCACCCTCGAGGGCTTCACCGGCTATTCCCTCCCCGACGACCTGCTCTCGGGCACCGGCGTCCGGGCCGCGGACGGCTTCATGAAGGCCTCCCCGGTGGTCGGCTCCTACATGTCGTTCTTCGTGTTCGGCGGCGAGTTCCCGGGCGACTCGATCATCCCGCGGTTCTACGCCGTGCACATCCTGCTCATCCCCGGCCTGCTGCTCGCGCTCATCGCCGCGCACATGCTGCTGCTCGTCTACCACAAGCACACCCAGTGGGCCGGCCCCGGCCGGACCGAGGAGAACGTCGTCGGCTACCCGATGCTCCCGGTCTACGCGGCCAAGGCGGGCGGCTTCTTCTTCATCGTGTTCGGCACGATCGCGATGCTGGGCGGCCTGTTCTCCATCAACGCGGTCTGGAAGATCGGCCCGTACGACCCGTCCAAGGTGACCGCGGGCTCCCAGCCCGACTGGTACATGGGCTGGCCCGACGGCCTGCTCCGGATCATCCCGGCGTGGGAGACCCACATCTGGGGCATCACGCTCTCGTGGAACGTCATGCTCCCGATCCTGGTGATGCCGCCGCTGCTGCTGATGCTCCTGATGGCACTGCCGTTCATCGAGTCCTGGATCACCGGCGACAAGCGGGAGCACCACCTGCTCCAGCGGCCGCGCAACGCCCCGACCCGGACCGCGGTCATGGTCGCGCTGATGACCTTCTACGGCCTGTCCTGGGCCGCGGGCGGCAACGACATCATCGCGATCAAGCTCCACCTGAGCATCAACCAGATCACGTACTTCATGCGTGGCGCGGTGTTCATCGGTCCGGTGATCGCCTTCATCATCACCCGGCGCTGGTGCATCTCGCTCCAGCGTCACGACGAGGGCAAGCTGCTCCACGGCTACGAGACCGGTGTCCTGGTCCGCTCCCCCGAGGGCGGGTACGCCGAGAAGCACCTGCCGCTCCCGGAGAGCAAGGCCTACACGCTCACGGCCCGCGACGACGACCCCCGGCCGGAGACGGCCGAGGAGATCGAGGCCTCGGGTGTGACCGGTCGCCGGCTCCGGCTGCGCAAGCTGCGGGCCAAGCTCGCCACCGTGTTCTTCGCGGACAACGTCCAGAAGCCCACGGCGGAGGAGCTGCACGAGGCTCAGCACCACGCGGAGCACGAGCTCCACGAGCTCGAGTCGCAGATCGCCGCCGGTCCCAACCGGCACGGTCCCTCCGAGCACTGATCCGACGGCGAAGGCCCGGACACCCCGCGGGGTGTCCGGGCCTTCGTCGTTCCGGCGTGGCCGTCCAGTGCCCCTGGCAGCTAGTCCGAAAGGACTAGCGCCGGGCTGCCATTTCCGCCGGATCGACGGATCCGGGTTACGCGACCCGCCGCATAGCGTGCTCACGACAGCGCGGGGACGACGCGGAAGGGCGGGGCGATGACGGCAGTGCTGACCTCTCCCCTGGCGCCGGCGCGCCCGCGTCTGCGGAGCGGATCGGCGCGTCGTCTCACCCGGGTCCGGGCGGTCGTCGTCGGGCTCGACGTGGTCACGCTCGGCCTCGCCGCGCTGCTCGCCGTCGCCCTGAAGTTCGGCCTCGCCACCTGGCCGCCGGCCGATGTCGACCGGCTGACGGGCGTCCCGCTGCTCGACTTCGGCTG
This region of Nocardioides sp. L-11A genomic DNA includes:
- a CDS encoding ubiquinol-cytochrome c reductase cytochrome b subunit, with product MSVDVSKVASTNGTTPATAKGGKSAGAIATWADERLGLGTAMKKNIRKVFPDHWSFMLGEIALWSFVVLLLTGVFLTLWFDPSMTEVQYNGAYDPLRGVHMSSAFASTMDISFDVRGGLLMRQMHHWAAHVFIASMMIHMLRVYLTGAFRKPRELNWVIGCLLLLLGTLEGFTGYSLPDDLLSGTGVRAADGFMKASPVVGSYMSFFVFGGEFPGDSIIPRFYAVHILLIPGLLLALIAAHMLLLVYHKHTQWAGPGRTEENVVGYPMLPVYAAKAGGFFFIVFGTIAMLGGLFSINAVWKIGPYDPSKVTAGSQPDWYMGWPDGLLRIIPAWETHIWGITLSWNVMLPILVMPPLLLMLLMALPFIESWITGDKREHHLLQRPRNAPTRTAVMVALMTFYGLSWAAGGNDIIAIKLHLSINQITYFMRGAVFIGPVIAFIITRRWCISLQRHDEGKLLHGYETGVLVRSPEGGYAEKHLPLPESKAYTLTARDDDPRPETAEEIEASGVTGRRLRLRKLRAKLATVFFADNVQKPTAEELHEAQHHAEHELHELESQIAAGPNRHGPSEH